In Lachnospiraceae bacterium, one DNA window encodes the following:
- a CDS encoding HAD family hydrolase codes for MYSGMMNNNRTKALFFDIDGTLLSEKTRRVPDSAKEALKQAREKGHLVLINTGRVYPHLTQIRSQVDADGFLCGCGTYVRVRDEVLYHHMIPHERGLQIKRDIDECGLDGVLEGLGGCYMHETPSRLPQVERVKQSVKISGCPMPCFWEDDSFDFDKFYIGSDEKSRCKELFGRMPDIEVIDRENGFYECIPRGHSKATAIDLVLKHCGIGIEDAYVFGDSSNDLSMFRYAENCVVMGDHSPVLEPYATFITKTVEDDGIAYAMKELGII; via the coding sequence TTGTATTCAGGGATGATGAATAATAACAGAACAAAAGCTTTATTTTTTGATATTGACGGAACCCTCCTGTCTGAAAAGACGCGGAGGGTTCCTGACAGTGCGAAAGAGGCACTGAAACAGGCCAGAGAAAAGGGGCATTTAGTCCTGATCAATACAGGCCGTGTGTATCCTCATTTAACACAGATCCGTTCCCAGGTGGATGCAGATGGCTTCCTCTGCGGCTGTGGTACTTATGTGAGAGTAAGAGATGAGGTATTATACCATCATATGATCCCACACGAAAGAGGTTTGCAGATAAAAAGAGACATTGATGAATGTGGACTGGACGGCGTGTTAGAAGGACTGGGCGGCTGCTATATGCACGAAACACCATCCCGCCTGCCACAGGTAGAACGCGTAAAACAGTCTGTTAAGATATCTGGCTGCCCAATGCCATGTTTCTGGGAAGATGACAGCTTTGATTTTGATAAATTTTACATTGGTTCTGATGAAAAAAGCCGCTGCAAAGAGCTGTTTGGAAGAATGCCTGATATTGAGGTTATTGACCGGGAAAACGGTTTTTATGAGTGTATCCCAAGAGGCCATTCCAAGGCCACAGCCATTGATCTGGTATTAAAGCATTGCGGCATTGGGATCGAAGATGCCTATGTATTTGGTGACAGCAGCAATGACCTTTCCATGTTCCGGTATGCAGAAAACTGCGTAGTCATGGGAGATCACAGTCCGGTATTAGAGCCATATGCCACATTTATCACAAAAACAGTAGAGGATGACGGGATCGCCTATGCTATGAAAGAGTTGGGGATCATATAA
- a CDS encoding sulfite exporter TauE/SafE family protein, whose product MTFWLIVIMVNLVVGACVGLTGVAGFLLPIIYTSLLGLGTTEGLALSFGAFIVSGLLGSVNYKKTGNLDVRFGLKLSVGSLVGAVFGVCLNMLIPESGVKTLLYTVVFLSGISILLRKDKKAAASDEQAKDSTFVGNLPAVLGLGTVTGAICALSGAGGPVLVMPLLVLLEIPVRTAVGVALFNSIFIGIPACLGYFSQCISVRLLKILAAALVFHGIGVYFGSKNAVRINQTLLKKGIAVFSICIAICKLFL is encoded by the coding sequence ATCACATTCTGGCTGATCGTAATAATGGTCAATCTGGTGGTAGGAGCCTGTGTGGGGCTGACAGGTGTAGCAGGATTTCTTCTGCCTATCATATATACATCTCTTCTGGGACTTGGCACTACAGAAGGGCTGGCCTTAAGCTTTGGAGCTTTTATTGTATCCGGGCTTTTAGGCTCTGTTAATTACAAAAAGACTGGAAATCTGGATGTGAGATTTGGGCTTAAATTGAGTGTAGGAAGCCTGGTAGGAGCTGTTTTCGGTGTGTGTCTTAACATGCTGATTCCGGAGTCCGGCGTAAAAACTTTGCTATATACAGTAGTTTTTCTTTCTGGTATCTCCATTCTTTTAAGAAAAGATAAAAAGGCAGCTGCCAGTGATGAACAGGCAAAGGACAGTACATTTGTAGGAAATCTTCCCGCTGTTTTAGGTCTTGGAACAGTCACCGGTGCCATTTGTGCTCTTTCGGGAGCAGGCGGACCGGTATTGGTAATGCCACTTTTAGTCCTTTTGGAGATCCCGGTGCGCACTGCAGTTGGTGTAGCATTGTTTAATTCTATTTTTATTGGGATTCCTGCATGTTTAGGATATTTTTCCCAGTGTATCTCAGTCCGGCTTTTGAAAATATTGGCTGCAGCCCTGGTATTCCATGGTATCGGCGTTTATTTTGGAAGTAAAAATGCAGTCCGCATCAATCAGACATTATTAAAAAAAGGCATTGCCGTATTTTCCATCTGCATTGCCATCTGTAAGCTGTTTCTGTAA
- a CDS encoding xanthine phosphoribosyltransferase: MQLLKDRIRKDGKIKAGNVLKVDSFLNHQMDIKLFGEIGKEFKRRFADVEVNKILTIEASGIGIACIVAQYFDVPVVFAKKTQTKNIAGEVYTSKVESFTHGRVYDIIVSKEFLGKGDKVLLIDDFLANGKALEGLAAVVRDSGAELVGAGIVIEKGFQVGGDLIRSEGIRLESLAIVDSMDEETGTIVFRDDE; this comes from the coding sequence ATGCAGCTCTTAAAAGACAGGATCCGTAAGGACGGCAAGATCAAAGCAGGAAATGTGCTGAAAGTAGACAGTTTTTTAAATCATCAGATGGATATTAAACTGTTTGGGGAGATCGGAAAGGAATTCAAGCGCAGGTTTGCGGATGTGGAAGTAAACAAGATCCTTACCATCGAAGCTTCCGGAATCGGAATTGCATGTATTGTAGCTCAGTATTTTGATGTCCCTGTTGTATTCGCGAAGAAAACACAGACCAAGAACATTGCAGGTGAAGTTTATACTTCTAAGGTAGAGTCCTTTACTCACGGAAGAGTATATGACATCATCGTATCTAAGGAATTCCTCGGAAAAGGTGATAAAGTGCTTCTTATTGATGATTTCCTGGCAAATGGAAAGGCATTAGAAGGTCTGGCAGCTGTAGTAAGGGATTCCGGCGCTGAATTAGTAGGTGCGGGTATCGTTATTGAAAAAGGCTTCCAGGTAGGCGGAGATCTGATCCGTTCCGAAGGCATCCGTCTGGAGTCACTGGCTATTGTTGACAGCATGGATGAGGAGACAGGAACTATTGTATTCAGGGATGATGAATAA
- a CDS encoding leucine-rich repeat protein translates to MNISYRKTANGICVERCYTLDNKLVIPDTIEGLPVTELDTYTFSQTVRRREQPAVEREGEPEMCGEVLEELTLPEHLEKVGAYAFYNCFHLKKISCCSTVKDWGAGVFTGCTRITELDIRIFPEVKSSFKEILSELRQMLVVDYRDEQGKLLAKLIFPEFFEESIENTPARIIMREMHGCGHMYRYCFSGTDFQFWEYDKLLPTAEILESPVLVCRMALYRLYWPKGLTEEWKEEYWKYIKKHPEEAAKGLAERGEREILSWLAQKKETDVRMIEQMIQAAAGLGDAQVLAILMDARHKKLGAQAGGKPKPQPRTFEL, encoded by the coding sequence ATGAATATATCATATAGAAAGACTGCAAATGGGATCTGTGTGGAGCGCTGCTACACATTAGATAACAAACTGGTGATACCGGACACCATAGAAGGACTTCCGGTAACAGAATTGGATACATATACATTTTCCCAAACTGTGCGAAGGCGGGAGCAGCCGGCAGTAGAACGGGAAGGAGAGCCGGAAATGTGCGGCGAGGTCCTGGAGGAGCTTACGCTGCCGGAGCATCTGGAAAAAGTGGGAGCCTATGCCTTTTATAATTGCTTTCATTTAAAGAAGATTTCCTGCTGCAGTACAGTGAAAGACTGGGGCGCAGGAGTATTTACCGGCTGTACCCGGATAACAGAACTGGATATACGCATTTTTCCAGAGGTAAAGTCCAGTTTTAAAGAGATCCTTTCAGAATTGCGGCAGATGCTGGTAGTAGACTACCGGGATGAACAGGGAAAACTGCTGGCAAAGCTTATTTTCCCGGAGTTCTTTGAGGAGTCTATAGAAAATACTCCCGCCCGTATCATTATGCGGGAAATGCATGGCTGTGGCCATATGTACCGGTATTGCTTTAGCGGAACTGATTTTCAGTTCTGGGAATATGACAAGCTGCTGCCAACAGCAGAAATCTTAGAAAGCCCGGTTCTCGTATGCCGCATGGCTCTTTACCGTCTGTATTGGCCAAAAGGCTTGACAGAGGAATGGAAAGAAGAATACTGGAAGTATATCAAAAAACATCCGGAAGAAGCAGCAAAAGGTCTTGCAGAACGGGGGGAAAGAGAAATCCTTTCCTGGCTGGCACAGAAAAAAGAAACAGACGTCCGGATGATAGAGCAGATGATACAGGCTGCTGCCGGGCTGGGGGATGCCCAGGTTTTGGCCATCCTTATGGATGCAAGGCACAAAAAGCTGGGGGCGCAGGCGGGCGGTAAACCGAAGCCCCAGCCCCGCACTTTTGAATTATAG
- the tig gene encoding trigger factor codes for MRKLKLLCLCGLTAAVLMTGCAGSTDTTNVNLGSATVSEYRGVKVNVAAPEVTDDEVDQKIQTNLKQNPNEVEVDRAAKDGDIVNIDYKGTKDGEAFDGGTAEGTDLTLGSKTMIDGFEDGLIGAKKGETKTLNLTFPEDYREESLAGQAVVFEVTVNSVKEKQDAVLDDAFVQRTSSYQTVDEYKEGIRADLLTQKQKTAEQEMEQDVLQDVIDNSDFKFSRNGISVRYNQMLKQYTNQAKMYGMTLSQMAQANGMDEAGFKEYIYSSVKEAAKKEIVVKDIAAKEGLDNITDEDMEAFAQANGATKDTLVSLYGEDTVKEQVLQDKVLRFLASNADNEAENPAKLSEREVAVTETETAAEETSENETTESETTEAETTMETTKAN; via the coding sequence ATGAGAAAACTGAAATTATTATGTTTATGCGGTCTGACTGCAGCTGTGTTAATGACTGGATGTGCAGGCAGCACAGACACCACAAATGTAAACCTTGGTTCTGCAACTGTTTCTGAGTACAGAGGCGTAAAAGTAAATGTAGCTGCCCCGGAAGTAACAGACGATGAAGTAGACCAGAAGATCCAGACCAATCTGAAGCAGAATCCAAATGAAGTAGAAGTAGACAGAGCTGCAAAAGATGGTGACATTGTAAACATTGATTACAAGGGCACAAAAGACGGAGAAGCTTTTGATGGCGGTACTGCAGAAGGTACGGATCTGACTCTTGGCTCCAAGACCATGATCGATGGTTTTGAAGATGGTCTGATCGGTGCAAAAAAGGGCGAGACAAAGACATTAAACTTAACTTTCCCGGAAGATTACAGAGAAGAATCCTTAGCAGGACAGGCAGTTGTATTTGAAGTAACTGTTAATTCTGTAAAGGAGAAACAGGACGCAGTATTAGATGATGCATTTGTACAGAGAACCTCTTCTTACCAGACTGTAGATGAGTACAAGGAAGGTATCCGGGCTGATCTGTTAACCCAGAAGCAGAAGACAGCAGAGCAGGAAATGGAACAGGATGTTCTTCAGGATGTGATCGACAACTCCGATTTCAAGTTTTCCAGAAATGGTATTTCTGTACGCTACAACCAGATGTTAAAGCAGTACACCAACCAGGCTAAGATGTATGGAATGACTCTTTCCCAGATGGCACAGGCAAATGGTATGGATGAGGCTGGATTTAAGGAGTATATCTACTCTTCTGTAAAAGAAGCAGCCAAGAAAGAAATCGTTGTAAAGGATATTGCAGCAAAAGAAGGTCTTGACAATATTACAGATGAGGATATGGAAGCATTTGCACAGGCAAACGGAGCAACCAAGGATACTTTAGTAAGCCTTTACGGTGAAGATACTGTAAAGGAGCAGGTACTTCAGGATAAGGTATTAAGATTCTTAGCTTCCAATGCAGACAATGAGGCAGAAAATCCTGCAAAACTGTCTGAGCGTGAAGTAGCTGTTACTGAAACTGAGACTGCAGCAGAGGAAACTTCCGAAAACGAAACAACTGAGTCTGAGACCACAGAAGCAGAAACAACAATGGAAACTACAAAGGCAAATTAA
- a CDS encoding aminopeptidase, with amino-acid sequence MSKKTKAQELQEQLTWSAPHIGKDAPDHKEKAFKYCEGYKKFLNAGKTERECVKEAVHMLKKAGYKLFDRTASYEPGDKVYYVNRSKAIIATTFGKKPLSEGLHMNGAHIDSPRLDLKPNPLYEKEDIAYFKTHYYGGIRKYQWGTIPLAIHGVVAKKNGELTEICIGEKEDDPVFCITDLLPHLAAKQNERQLKDGLKGEELNVVLGSLPYEGEDIKDAVKLSILALLYDQYGIKEKDFFRAEFELVPAVKARDIGLDRSMVGAYGQDDRVCAYTALTAEIDTKKPEHTTVTILTDKEETGSDGNTGLNSDYVLHYIEDLASMEKILVRDVLRASLCLSSDVNAAYDPTFADVYEARNSSYINKGCVLTKYTGARGKSGSNDASAEIMAKVIGIMEDAGVYWQAGELGAVDAGGGGTIAKFVAHMDVDTVDLGVPILSMHAPFELSSKLDVYHTYKAFKAFYAS; translated from the coding sequence ATGTCCAAGAAAACAAAAGCACAGGAGTTACAGGAGCAGCTTACCTGGTCTGCCCCACATATTGGAAAAGATGCACCAGACCACAAGGAAAAGGCTTTCAAATACTGCGAAGGCTACAAAAAATTCCTTAACGCAGGAAAAACAGAGCGTGAGTGTGTAAAAGAAGCGGTCCACATGTTAAAAAAAGCTGGCTATAAGCTGTTTGACCGTACTGCCTCTTATGAGCCGGGAGACAAGGTGTATTATGTAAACCGCAGCAAGGCTATTATCGCAACTACATTTGGCAAAAAGCCATTATCAGAAGGCCTGCATATGAATGGAGCCCACATTGACTCCCCAAGACTGGACTTAAAGCCAAATCCATTATATGAAAAAGAAGATATTGCCTATTTTAAAACACATTATTACGGCGGTATCCGCAAATACCAGTGGGGAACGATCCCTTTGGCGATCCACGGCGTTGTTGCAAAGAAAAACGGGGAACTGACGGAGATCTGCATCGGTGAAAAGGAAGATGATCCGGTATTCTGTATCACAGACCTGCTGCCCCATCTGGCTGCCAAGCAGAATGAGCGCCAATTAAAAGATGGCTTAAAGGGAGAAGAATTAAATGTTGTTTTAGGTTCTCTTCCCTATGAGGGTGAAGATATTAAGGATGCAGTAAAGCTTTCCATTCTGGCACTGCTTTATGACCAGTACGGGATCAAGGAAAAGGATTTCTTCCGAGCCGAATTTGAACTGGTACCGGCTGTAAAAGCAAGGGATATCGGTTTAGACCGCAGTATGGTGGGTGCTTATGGTCAGGATGACCGGGTTTGTGCATACACTGCACTGACTGCGGAGATCGACACCAAAAAGCCTGAGCATACCACAGTGACCATTTTAACAGATAAAGAAGAAACAGGTTCTGACGGAAATACAGGTTTAAACTCCGATTATGTCCTTCATTATATAGAAGATCTTGCTTCTATGGAAAAGATTCTGGTGAGAGATGTATTAAGAGCTTCCTTATGTTTATCTTCTGATGTAAATGCAGCTTATGACCCAACCTTCGCAGATGTATACGAGGCCCGCAATTCCAGCTACATCAACAAAGGCTGTGTTCTCACCAAATACACAGGTGCAAGAGGAAAAAGCGGCTCCAATGATGCAAGTGCGGAGATCATGGCGAAAGTCATCGGTATTATGGAAGATGCAGGTGTTTACTGGCAGGCGGGCGAGCTTGGAGCAGTGGATGCAGGCGGCGGCGGCACCATTGCCAAGTTTGTAGCCCACATGGATGTAGATACAGTAGACTTAGGTGTGCCGATCCTTTCTATGCATGCACCTTTTGAACTTTCTTCTAAATTAGATGTTTACCATACATACAAAGCTTTTAAAGCTTTTTATGCGTCATAA
- a CDS encoding DUF3810 domain-containing protein has protein sequence MKKIFAASVIMGILSVLLSLCARKVTGFAQAYSVTVYPVLKGIFARISGIFPFSVSEAGLYFLLCFILFCLIRWFKKPLFLLNGACFIAALLFFLFTVNCGINYYRNSFSYEAGFVVRSHSIDELYALCSDLVDNVNENVPQETDTPPSDAGNLSYFQNFPYLQKMGKEGQKAMKGLADQYPQFKSWYPYPKPLINPRLLSIQQLTGIYSPFTIEANYNSEIPGYNIPHTICHELSHLQGYMREDEANFIGYLACTSSEDRSFRYSGYLTGWVYAGNALAKADYEGFIELYKKLDEKARNDLEDNNVFWDRFEGKTAEVSTKVNDTYLKAHSQTDGVLSYGRMVDLMLADYYPDAAAD, from the coding sequence TTGAAAAAAATATTTGCTGCCAGTGTGATCATGGGCATCCTTTCTGTTTTATTAAGTCTTTGTGCCAGAAAGGTCACTGGCTTTGCCCAGGCTTATTCTGTGACTGTTTATCCTGTTTTGAAAGGGATCTTTGCACGCATTTCCGGGATCTTTCCTTTTTCAGTATCTGAAGCAGGATTATATTTTTTGTTATGTTTTATCCTGTTTTGTCTCATCCGGTGGTTTAAAAAGCCATTGTTTCTGTTAAATGGGGCCTGTTTCATAGCTGCTCTCTTATTTTTCCTGTTTACAGTCAACTGCGGCATTAACTATTACAGAAATTCTTTTTCCTATGAAGCTGGTTTTGTGGTCCGGTCTCATTCTATAGATGAGCTTTACGCTCTTTGCAGTGATCTGGTGGATAACGTTAATGAAAATGTGCCGCAAGAAACAGATACTCCCCCATCAGATGCCGGGAATCTCTCTTATTTTCAGAATTTCCCTTATCTGCAAAAAATGGGAAAAGAAGGGCAGAAAGCCATGAAAGGACTGGCGGATCAATATCCCCAGTTTAAAAGCTGGTATCCATATCCCAAGCCTTTGATCAATCCAAGGCTTTTATCTATCCAGCAGCTGACCGGTATCTATTCTCCTTTTACAATAGAAGCCAACTACAACAGCGAGATACCTGGCTACAACATTCCCCACACCATCTGTCATGAATTATCTCATTTACAGGGATATATGAGAGAAGATGAGGCAAATTTTATCGGATATCTGGCCTGTACCAGCTCAGAAGACAGATCCTTCCGTTACAGTGGTTATCTCACTGGCTGGGTGTATGCCGGAAATGCCCTGGCGAAAGCAGATTATGAAGGTTTTATTGAACTTTATAAGAAATTAGATGAAAAAGCCAGAAATGACCTGGAAGATAATAATGTTTTCTGGGATCGTTTTGAGGGAAAGACAGCAGAAGTGTCCACCAAGGTAAATGATACATATTTAAAAGCCCACAGCCAGACAGATGGTGTCTTAAGCTATGGGCGTATGGTTGACCTTATGCTTGCGGACTATTATCCAGATGCCGCAGCAGACTGA
- a CDS encoding amidohydrolase family protein, producing the protein MVDLRITHVSVLTEDGTILKDQTVDVTDGRFSKIAPASESSLKVKEPGKAAPQVLDGCGKLLMPGLADCHMHTGQQLLKGRVLDELPMIWTRIMLPFESTLTPEKMKLSAQLAALEMIRSGTTAFIDAGSYHMKEAVKVYDKAGLRGTLSLSTMDEKGLPESIATTTEEAVARADDFYEFCGEYKRLKSAYALRSLISCSESLIRQITEHADDRQALLQAHMNEYPGEVNFFLQHFKMRPYEYLDSLRVLSDRFIGAHSIMVSAHERSILHERNVQVCHCPFSNCAKGVPETPALLEDGICVGLGTDGAAHGGLSLWNEMKIFRSVMNVKHGVAQSDPAIMPAAQIISMVTKEGYHLMKEDGGIIAEGKKADFITINIMQPHLYPTGNLVNTLLECVTASDVCDMVVDGRLLMKNREILTLDEEKIFYEAMKYMEEVNT; encoded by the coding sequence ATGGTTGATTTACGTATTACTCATGTATCTGTCTTGACAGAAGACGGAACGATTTTAAAAGACCAGACAGTAGATGTGACAGATGGCCGTTTTTCAAAGATCGCACCTGCTTCTGAAAGCAGTTTAAAGGTCAAAGAACCTGGAAAAGCTGCACCACAGGTATTAGACGGCTGCGGCAAACTTTTGATGCCTGGTCTGGCAGATTGTCATATGCATACAGGACAGCAGCTGCTAAAGGGCCGCGTGTTAGATGAACTTCCTATGATCTGGACCCGTATCATGCTTCCTTTTGAGAGTACCCTGACACCGGAAAAAATGAAGCTGAGTGCGCAGCTGGCTGCTCTGGAAATGATCCGATCAGGAACTACGGCTTTTATTGACGCAGGAAGCTATCATATGAAAGAAGCTGTGAAGGTTTATGATAAGGCGGGACTGCGTGGAACACTTTCCCTTTCTACCATGGATGAAAAAGGACTTCCGGAGTCTATTGCAACTACAACAGAAGAGGCTGTTGCCCGGGCAGATGATTTTTATGAATTCTGTGGGGAATATAAGAGACTGAAGTCAGCTTATGCTTTGCGTTCCCTGATCTCCTGTTCTGAAAGTCTGATCCGCCAGATAACAGAGCATGCAGATGACCGTCAGGCTCTTTTACAGGCTCATATGAACGAATATCCGGGAGAAGTGAATTTCTTTCTTCAGCATTTTAAGATGCGCCCTTATGAATATCTGGATTCATTGCGTGTTTTAAGTGACCGTTTTATCGGTGCCCACAGCATCATGGTATCGGCCCATGAAAGATCGATCCTTCATGAACGGAATGTGCAAGTATGTCACTGCCCTTTCAGCAATTGTGCAAAAGGAGTTCCGGAAACACCGGCTCTTCTGGAAGATGGCATTTGTGTAGGACTTGGTACAGACGGTGCAGCTCATGGTGGATTAAGTTTATGGAATGAAATGAAGATATTCCGTTCTGTAATGAATGTAAAACATGGTGTTGCCCAGAGTGATCCGGCCATTATGCCTGCAGCCCAGATCATTTCCATGGTTACAAAAGAGGGATATCACTTGATGAAAGAAGATGGAGGTATCATTGCAGAAGGCAAAAAGGCGGACTTTATCACCATTAATATCATGCAGCCTCATTTATATCCTACTGGTAATCTGGTGAATACCCTGTTAGAATGTGTTACAGCGTCTGATGTCTGTGATATGGTTGTAGATGGAAGGCTGCTGATGAAGAATCGTGAAATCCTCACTCTGGATGAAGAAAAAATCTTTTATGAAGCGATGAAATACATGGAGGAAGTAAATACATGA
- a CDS encoding DUF6483 family protein: protein MGYQDDYVMRTISDLVRAIARLALGKNEINYALPDTEDKYSDTDRIYRKLRDLVDAGEINEAENQLYENLDENDTEHLEMALTFYMYLNQLDDDTLFMANYSREEIVEGINSVSASFGITGFENFVDTTMV, encoded by the coding sequence ATGGGATATCAGGACGATTACGTAATGCGGACCATCAGCGACTTAGTCCGCGCCATTGCCAGACTGGCACTGGGAAAAAATGAGATCAATTATGCCCTCCCTGATACAGAGGACAAATATAGTGATACAGACCGTATTTACAGGAAGCTTCGTGATCTGGTAGATGCCGGTGAGATCAACGAAGCTGAAAACCAGCTTTACGAAAATCTGGATGAGAACGACACAGAACATCTGGAAATGGCATTGACCTTCTATATGTATTTAAACCAGTTAGATGATGATACACTTTTCATGGCAAATTATTCCAGAGAAGAGATCGTAGAAGGAATCAACAGCGTCAGCGCAAGCTTTGGCATTACCGGATTTGAAAATTTTGTAGATACCACTATGGTTTGA
- a CDS encoding metallophosphoesterase: protein MKRKTWIVSALMYTLVFLVCFGVLHFFKKITTAIDSTEYTTETGADTDIVIDGTDNDADPDKDHKNGKNDGNGEVGLSGDTEETQDKIDGKGTYIRRETGYKGWNKTIEQVWPEVPQELPYTPPKIIQATDVHYQSADAEDDGAAFQLFVERCDGKVVKYLPQLLDAFMDQVIAEKPSALVLSGDITMNGEKINHEELARKLGKVQEAGIPVLVIPGNHDINNPNAAVYFGDEKTAADSVTPEEFYDIYHMYGYDQAISRDSASLSYVYQLDERNRLLMLDSCQYEPENLVEGRIKAETLVWMDEQLKKAQEDGMQILPIAHHNLLAQSRMYTTQCAMDNNGEVIDLLQKYKIPLFLSGHLHVQRIRKHKAEPGVADDAYGIQEIVTDAISIPPCQYGILQWKADGSMEYSTESVDVSAWARRTGQENTDLLDFETWSEEYLQKLISDQIGGVVRNVGSDVKRSMAETYADVYIDYYAGRKIDAKGIRTSEGYTWWERNLPDSYLIKELNAMINDADRDNNYLLLPEDTILEERYTWKKATASEATPSKALRQ, encoded by the coding sequence ATGAAACGAAAAACCTGGATCGTCAGTGCCCTGATGTATACCCTTGTATTTCTGGTATGCTTCGGGGTATTGCACTTTTTTAAGAAAATAACAACTGCCATAGACAGTACAGAATATACTACAGAGACTGGGGCAGATACAGATATTGTAATAGACGGGACTGATAACGATGCAGATCCTGACAAAGATCATAAAAATGGAAAAAACGACGGAAATGGTGAAGTAGGACTGTCAGGAGATACAGAAGAAACACAGGATAAGATTGATGGAAAAGGAACCTATATCCGCCGGGAGACCGGCTATAAAGGCTGGAACAAGACTATAGAGCAGGTATGGCCAGAGGTTCCACAAGAACTGCCGTATACGCCCCCAAAGATCATCCAGGCAACGGATGTCCATTATCAGAGTGCAGATGCAGAGGATGATGGAGCCGCTTTTCAGCTCTTTGTAGAGCGGTGTGACGGAAAGGTAGTAAAATATCTTCCCCAGCTGTTAGATGCATTTATGGATCAGGTGATCGCCGAAAAGCCTTCAGCACTGGTGCTCAGCGGAGATATTACCATGAATGGGGAGAAGATCAACCATGAGGAGCTGGCCAGGAAGCTTGGCAAAGTCCAGGAAGCAGGTATTCCGGTGCTGGTCATTCCGGGAAATCATGATATCAATAATCCTAATGCAGCTGTCTATTTTGGAGATGAAAAAACTGCCGCAGACAGTGTTACACCAGAAGAATTTTATGATATTTATCATATGTATGGCTATGATCAGGCTATCAGCCGGGACAGTGCTTCTTTAAGTTATGTTTATCAGCTGGATGAAAGAAACCGCCTGCTGATGTTGGATTCCTGCCAGTATGAGCCTGAAAACCTGGTAGAAGGCCGGATCAAGGCAGAAACCTTAGTGTGGATGGATGAGCAGTTAAAAAAAGCCCAGGAAGATGGGATGCAGATACTGCCTATTGCCCATCACAACCTTCTTGCCCAGAGCCGTATGTACACCACACAGTGTGCTATGGATAATAACGGGGAAGTTATCGATCTTCTTCAGAAATATAAAATTCCCCTGTTTTTAAGCGGTCATCTCCATGTACAGAGGATCCGCAAGCATAAGGCGGAACCGGGAGTGGCAGATGATGCCTACGGTATTCAGGAGATCGTTACTGATGCCATAAGTATCCCACCTTGTCAGTACGGCATTTTACAGTGGAAAGCAGATGGGAGCATGGAATATTCCACAGAATCTGTGGATGTGTCTGCCTGGGCCAGACGTACAGGACAGGAAAATACTGATCTTTTAGATTTTGAAACATGGTCTGAAGAATATCTCCAGAAGCTGATCTCAGACCAGATCGGCGGTGTAGTACGAAATGTGGGAAGTGATGTAAAAAGATCCATGGCAGAGACCTACGCAGATGTATATATTGATTACTACGCAGGCCGCAAGATCGATGCCAAAGGGATAAGGACTTCAGAGGGCTATACCTGGTGGGAGCGGAATCTCCCGGACAGCTATCTGATAAAAGAGTTAAATGCCATGATTAATGATGCAGACCGGGATAATAATTACCTGCTGCTCCCGGAAGATACCATCTTAGAAGAGAGGTATACCTGGAAGAAGGCTACGGCTTCTGAGGCAACCCCATCGAAAGCCCTCCGCCAGTGA